GTCGGCCTCAGCATTAATATAACCATGCTTGCATTCTATCTTTGCACCTAAAGATTTTAATCCCTTGAGATGGAGATCTATCGGCCTTCTCCCTATAATGCAGCCCCCTGGAAAAGAGACCCGCGCCTTTCTCTTTCTAGCCAGAAGAGGACCCAAAATACATATTGATGCTCTCATGGTTTTGACCAACTCATAAGAAGCTTCGTTACCTAAAAACTCTTTTGGCTCTATATAAAGCCTCTTATCTTCCTGCCTAACCAATACGCCCAAGCATCCTAAAATCTGAATCATAGTCTTAACATCTTTCAAATTAGAGACATTATCTATAATGCACTCTTCGTCGCTAAGTAATGTTGCAGCAAGGATAGGAAGCAGAGAGTTCTTTGCTCCCGATATATCCACGCTGCCAACCAATCTATTAGAACCTCTTATCTTTATTTTATCCATTTTTAAAAACCTATAACCATCACTCTCTCTTTATGCTCTAGATCCTCTATGAACTCTAACTTTTCAGCCCCGCCTAACTCTCTCTCATATATAAACCTATGCTCAGGATCTATCTCTATAACCATCCTGCCGCCTTTTTTTATAACAGCAGAGGCCTCGACTATCAATTTAAGCGTAAACTCATAACCATTCTCTCCTCCAAAAAGAGCCTCCCTAGGTTCCTTTTTAACCTCAGGAGACAAAACACCCTCTTGAGAGAATGCTATATAAGGAGGATTTGAAACCAAAAGATCAAAAAAACCCTCTTTTTTAATAAATCCAACCGAATCGCCCTTTACAAACAAAACATTTGATATAGAACCGTTTAAAACTGCGTTCTCTGACGCAACTCTAATTGCAGTAGGGCTAATATCGGTGGCAACAATTTTACAATCGCTAAATAATTTTGTCAAACATATAGCTATTACGCCAGTTCCTGTACCTATCTCCAGTATCTTCAGATTCTTATACCCGAAATACTCTTTAGCTATATAATCAACAATGACTTCGGTCTCCGGACGTGGAATAAAAACACCTTCTTCTACATTAAAATCAAACCCGTAAAAATTAACATTTGATGTTAAATATTGTAAAGGTATACCTCTCTTTCTTTGGCTCAAAAAATAATCCATCTCACTTAAAGGAAAATTTTCAACTTCAGCCATATAGAGTTCGCTCCGACATTTCAAGTTTAAGATAGAGAGCATTATCTCCTCTACTTCTCTCTTTGAGATCTCACTGCTATATCTACTTACAATATCAACCGCTCTCATCTATATTCCCTTTAAGTTTAAACTTTTTGAACATCTCCTTTCTCTCTTCTATTGTCAGAGATTCGACCACTTCATCAATATCTCCATTTAATATTCCTTCAAGTTTATACAGAGTCAAATTTATTCTATGATCTGTAACTCTGTTGTCAGGAAAATTATAGGTCCTTATCTTCTCGCTTCTATCCCCTGTCCCAACAGATACACGCCTCTTCTCATCGCGCTCTCTTTCCTGAGTTCTTATCTGAAAATCCAATAATCGCGCTTTTAAAATCCTCATCGCCTTCTGTCTGTTCTTTATCTGTGAACGCTCGTCTTGACAGGCAACAACAATACCTGATGGAAGATGGGTAATCCTAACCGCAGAATCAGTAACATTAACATGCTGCCCTCCTGCTCCAGACGCCCTATAAGTGTCTACCTTTAAATCCTTGGTATCTATTTTAACTTCAACCTCTTCTGGTTCCGGCAAAACAACTACAGATACGGCCGAAGTGTGAATTCGACCTCCCGTCTCAGTTGAAGGCACGCGCTGAACCCTATGAACCCCGCTCTCGTACTTCATATGCTGATAGACATCTCTGCCTGAAATAGAAAAGATCAACTCTTTAAAACCGCCCAAAGGAGTAGGGCTTGAATCCATAACCTCCAATCTCCAGTTCTGCTTCTGAGCAAACCGGCTATACATCTTATATAGGTCTGCAACAAAAAGTCCGGCTTCATCTCCTCCTGTTCCTGCACGTATCTCAAAAATTATATTTTTATAGGCTTCAGAGGGTATAAAAGTATCTAGTATCAGTCTCTCTATCTTTACATTAATACCGTCTATCTCAGCGCTAAGTCTTTCTCTCTCCTCTCCAGCCAGCTCTTTCATATCTTGAGCTACACCGCTCTGATCTAACATTTCGGTTATCCCTTTTAATTCCAACTCTTTCTCTTCTAGCAATTTAGCCGCAGCAACAACATTCTCATAACGGGCTCTCTCTTTAGCATACTCCTGGCAAATACCATAATCAGAAGCAATCTCAATCTGAGATAACTTAGAGACAATCTCGTCGTACTTCTGGCGTATCTGATCCAATGCTGACCTATACTCTTCTTTCATAGAGAAAATATTAACAGACTTTTTTAATTACTTCAATTAGATAGAGAGGGACATAAGATTCTAAGCAGAGATTAAAAACATAATATAAAAAATGGGCAGGGAAGGATTTGAACCTCCGAAGCCGTTGGCAGCAGATTTACAATCTGCCCCCGTTGTCCACTTGGGTACCTGCCCATAAATTTAAATATCTCTTTAAAAGCTGGCGGAGGGATTCGAACCCCCGACCTGAGGTTTACAAAACCCC
The genomic region above belongs to Candidatus Kaelpia aquatica and contains:
- the prmC gene encoding peptide chain release factor N(5)-glutamine methyltransferase; its protein translation is MRAVDIVSRYSSEISKREVEEIMLSILNLKCRSELYMAEVENFPLSEMDYFLSQRKRGIPLQYLTSNVNFYGFDFNVEEGVFIPRPETEVIVDYIAKEYFGYKNLKILEIGTGTGVIAICLTKLFSDCKIVATDISPTAIRVASENAVLNGSISNVLFVKGDSVGFIKKEGFFDLLVSNPPYIAFSQEGVLSPEVKKEPREALFGGENGYEFTLKLIVEASAVIKKGGRMVIEIDPEHRFIYERELGGAEKLEFIEDLEHKERVMVIGF
- the prfA gene encoding peptide chain release factor 1 — encoded protein: MKEEYRSALDQIRQKYDEIVSKLSQIEIASDYGICQEYAKERARYENVVAAAKLLEEKELELKGITEMLDQSGVAQDMKELAGEERERLSAEIDGINVKIERLILDTFIPSEAYKNIIFEIRAGTGGDEAGLFVADLYKMYSRFAQKQNWRLEVMDSSPTPLGGFKELIFSISGRDVYQHMKYESGVHRVQRVPSTETGGRIHTSAVSVVVLPEPEEVEVKIDTKDLKVDTYRASGAGGQHVNVTDSAVRITHLPSGIVVACQDERSQIKNRQKAMRILKARLLDFQIRTQERERDEKRRVSVGTGDRSEKIRTYNFPDNRVTDHRINLTLYKLEGILNGDIDEVVESLTIEERKEMFKKFKLKGNIDESG